In one window of Mytilus trossulus isolate FHL-02 chromosome 7, PNRI_Mtr1.1.1.hap1, whole genome shotgun sequence DNA:
- the LOC134727009 gene encoding uncharacterized protein LOC134727009, with protein sequence MDGKENERVFRLPSDAHNFDNDLYDHAKESVARKSLLPLLKDELRLKIQTKRLSQGLDELKVDFKHKPQTPLTEKEREKQCYRKRCNRFSARKCRMKKKQYNYIVKQELTDLRTTNVKLKNKVFQLETEKEFYISKLFNTPEIVNVFTEYYGANLNSLCEDNTEDA encoded by the exons ATGGACGGTAAAGAGAATGAAAGAGTATTTCGACTGCCATCTGATGCTCACAATTTTGACAATGATCTTTATGACCATGCAAAAGAATCAGTTGCAAGAAAGTCGTTATTGCCTTTATTAAAAGACGAATTGAGGCTGAAAATACAGACAAAACGTTTGTCTCAGGGACTGGATGAACTTAAAGTAGATTTCAAACATAAACCGCAAACGCCT CTTACagaaaaagaaagagaaaaacaatGTTATAGAAAACGATGCAACAGATTCTCAGCACGAAAATGTCGcatgaagaaaaaacaatataactataTTGTTAAACAG GAGCTGACGGATTTAAGAACaacaaatgttaaattaaaaaataaagtttttcaaTTGGAAACGGAAAAGGAGTTCTATATATCTAAACTATTCAATACTCCAGAAATTGTGAATGTTTTTACAGAGTATTATGGCGCCAATCTAAATAGTTTATGCGAAGATAATACGGAAGATGCTTGA
- the LOC134727008 gene encoding uncharacterized protein LOC134727008 isoform X1 produces the protein MQVGINCRMGGKENENSLRLPSDAYNYDPDLFNCAKKSVETKSLLPILKDEIKSKIQAKRLSQGLEELKVEFESKPQSPLTEEELEKQNHRKMHNRVSAKKCRWKKKIFYSKKQQELHELEKRNQQLKNTINRIETEKDYYMSKLASSPEIMNICTELYGEPLDILCEIKSDNVLNH, from the exons ATGCAAGTAGGCATCAATTGCAG aatGGGTGGAAAGGAGAACGAGAATTCATTACGTTTACCATCTGATGCTTACAATTACGATCCTGATCTATTCAATTGTGCAAAGAAATCGGTTGAAACGAAGTCACTACTACCAATCCTGAAAGatgaaataaaatctaaaatacaaGCTAAACGTCTTTCTCAGGGATTAGAAgaactaaaagtagaatttgaAAGCAAACCGCAATCTCCT cTAACAGAAGaagaattagaaaaacaaaatcacagaAAAATGCATAATAGAGTGTCAGCTAAAAAATGTCgatggaagaaaaaaatattttattcaaagaaacAACAG gagcTCCATGAATTAGAGAAAAGAAATCAGCAGTTAAAGAACACTATAAATAGAATAGAAACTGAGAAGGATTATTATATGTCAAAACTAGCTAGTTCTCCGGAAATAATGAACATTTGTACTGAGTTGTATGGAGAACCTTTAGATATTTTATGTGAAATCAAGTCAGACAATGTGCTAAATCATtag
- the LOC134727008 gene encoding uncharacterized protein LOC134727008 isoform X2, with protein MGGKENENSLRLPSDAYNYDPDLFNCAKKSVETKSLLPILKDEIKSKIQAKRLSQGLEELKVEFESKPQSPLTEEELEKQNHRKMHNRVSAKKCRWKKKIFYSKKQQELHELEKRNQQLKNTINRIETEKDYYMSKLASSPEIMNICTELYGEPLDILCEIKSDNVLNH; from the exons atGGGTGGAAAGGAGAACGAGAATTCATTACGTTTACCATCTGATGCTTACAATTACGATCCTGATCTATTCAATTGTGCAAAGAAATCGGTTGAAACGAAGTCACTACTACCAATCCTGAAAGatgaaataaaatctaaaatacaaGCTAAACGTCTTTCTCAGGGATTAGAAgaactaaaagtagaatttgaAAGCAAACCGCAATCTCCT cTAACAGAAGaagaattagaaaaacaaaatcacagaAAAATGCATAATAGAGTGTCAGCTAAAAAATGTCgatggaagaaaaaaatattttattcaaagaaacAACAG gagcTCCATGAATTAGAGAAAAGAAATCAGCAGTTAAAGAACACTATAAATAGAATAGAAACTGAGAAGGATTATTATATGTCAAAACTAGCTAGTTCTCCGGAAATAATGAACATTTGTACTGAGTTGTATGGAGAACCTTTAGATATTTTATGTGAAATCAAGTCAGACAATGTGCTAAATCATtag